A window from Rhodobium gokarnense encodes these proteins:
- the mepA gene encoding penicillin-insensitive murein endopeptidase, with the protein MTSRTVLSYCRALPALLAFVGLGTAALAAGPDRTLPQPKPALDREALSATIADDDAPVPRPAPANRPQRTASLVPQAVDPNAPAKQVFGRQQTPAPLKARAIGFYSKGCLAGAQPLPVTGRTWQVMRLSRNRNWGHPELIDYLEDLAGDAPKLGWNGLLVGDLAQPRGGPMLTGHASHQIGLDADIWLTPMPGRTLSRQEREKMAATSMLGPRMARIEIPEGGRVDRSIWTDAHARLIKRAASDRRVARIFVHPGIKKKLCDWATGNRSWLRKVRPWYGHHYHFHVRLSCPRGSSGCKDQSAPPAGDGCGQPLNWWLSDAPYAKRRARIAAAKKGAKTWKPMSVNQLPAACSQVLVAR; encoded by the coding sequence ATGACCAGCCGGACCGTCCTGTCCTATTGCCGAGCCTTGCCGGCCCTATTGGCATTTGTCGGGCTGGGCACTGCCGCGCTTGCCGCCGGCCCCGACCGGACCCTGCCGCAGCCGAAGCCGGCGCTCGACCGCGAGGCCTTGAGCGCGACCATCGCCGATGACGATGCGCCCGTACCCCGCCCTGCGCCCGCCAACCGGCCGCAGCGCACGGCCTCGCTGGTGCCGCAGGCCGTCGATCCGAACGCACCGGCAAAGCAGGTATTCGGCCGCCAGCAGACGCCGGCGCCGCTGAAGGCGCGGGCCATCGGCTTTTATTCCAAGGGCTGCCTTGCCGGCGCCCAGCCGCTTCCCGTCACCGGCCGGACCTGGCAGGTCATGCGCCTGTCGCGCAACCGCAATTGGGGCCACCCGGAACTCATCGACTATCTGGAGGACCTGGCCGGCGATGCGCCGAAGCTCGGCTGGAACGGGCTCCTCGTCGGCGACCTCGCCCAGCCGCGCGGCGGGCCGATGCTGACCGGCCATGCCAGCCACCAGATCGGGCTCGACGCCGACATCTGGCTGACGCCGATGCCGGGCCGTACCCTGTCGCGCCAGGAGCGCGAGAAGATGGCGGCGACCTCCATGCTCGGCCCGAGGATGGCGCGCATCGAGATCCCGGAAGGCGGCCGGGTCGACCGCTCGATCTGGACGGACGCCCATGCGCGGCTCATCAAGCGCGCGGCCAGCGACCGGCGCGTGGCGCGCATCTTCGTCCATCCGGGGATCAAGAAGAAGCTCTGCGACTGGGCGACGGGAAACCGTTCCTGGCTGCGCAAGGTGCGCCCCTGGTACGGCCACCATTACCATTTCCACGTCCGGCTTTCCTGCCCGCGCGGCAGCTCCGGCTGCAAGGACCAGAGCGCACCGCCGGCCGGCGACGGCTGCGGCCAGCCCTTGAACTGGTGGCTGTCGGATGCGCCCTACGCCAAGCGGCGGGCGCGGATCGCGGCGGCCAAGAAGGGCGCCAAGACCTGGAAGCCGATGTCCGTCAACCAGCTTCCGGCCGCCTGTTCCCAGGTGCTCGTTGCGCGCTGA
- the msrA gene encoding peptide-methionine (S)-S-oxide reductase MsrA, protein MFLFDVLKHKMRVPPESEALRGRDQPIATPGPHAVNSVPVDAPVPEDFAEIVVGMGCFWGAERLFWQMDGVYVTAVGYAGGYTPNPTYQEVCSGMTGHAEVVRVVFDPKGISLDQVLKAFWEGHDPTQGMRQGNDTGTQYRSAIYASDDAQKAAAEASRDAYNEALKSVGKGEITTEIRGPQPFFFAEDYHQQYLAKNPSGYCGLGGTGVSCPVGAGVPAE, encoded by the coding sequence ATGTTCCTGTTCGACGTCCTGAAGCACAAGATGCGCGTGCCGCCCGAGAGCGAGGCGCTGCGCGGCCGCGACCAGCCGATCGCGACGCCCGGCCCGCATGCGGTCAACAGCGTGCCGGTCGATGCGCCGGTGCCGGAGGACTTTGCCGAGATCGTCGTCGGCATGGGCTGCTTCTGGGGCGCGGAACGGCTGTTCTGGCAGATGGACGGGGTCTATGTGACGGCAGTCGGCTATGCCGGCGGCTACACGCCGAACCCGACCTACCAGGAGGTCTGCTCCGGCATGACCGGCCATGCCGAGGTCGTGCGCGTCGTCTTCGATCCGAAGGGGATCTCGCTCGACCAGGTGCTGAAGGCCTTCTGGGAGGGGCACGACCCGACCCAGGGCATGCGCCAGGGCAACGACACCGGCACCCAGTACCGCTCGGCGATCTATGCCAGCGACGACGCCCAGAAGGCCGCGGCCGAGGCCTCGCGCGATGCCTATAACGAAGCCTTGAAGTCCGTGGGCAAGGGCGAGATCACGACGGAAATCCGAGGGCCCCAGCCCTTCTTTTTCGCCGAGGACTACCACCAGCAATACCTCGCCAAGAACCCGAGCGGCTATTGCGGCCTCGGCGGCACGGGCGTTTCCTGCCCGGTCGGCGCTGGCGTTCCGGCGGAATAG
- a CDS encoding rhodanese-like domain-containing protein yields MDQITPRALSSTAGELGENGIVDAPTAREEALAGRLLLVDIRTPMEWQRTGVGDAAEAISLQDPSFLQKVLDLIGEDKSKAVAVLCATGNRSSWLAGEMRRLGFTNVYDVNEGMMGSFSGPGWLGRGLPTERPA; encoded by the coding sequence ATGGATCAGATAACCCCCAGAGCCCTGTCCTCCACCGCCGGCGAACTCGGCGAGAACGGTATCGTCGACGCCCCGACCGCGCGCGAAGAAGCGCTCGCCGGACGGCTCCTCCTCGTCGACATCCGCACGCCCATGGAATGGCAGCGCACCGGCGTCGGCGACGCCGCCGAAGCGATTTCGCTCCAGGACCCGTCCTTCCTGCAGAAGGTCCTAGACCTCATCGGCGAGGACAAGTCGAAGGCGGTTGCCGTCCTTTGCGCCACCGGCAACCGTTCGTCCTGGCTTGCCGGCGAGATGCGCCGCCTCGGTTTCACCAATGTCTACGACGTCAACGAGGGCATGATGGGCTCGTTCTCCGGCCCCGGCTGGCTCGGCCGCGGCCTGCCCACCGAGCGCCCGGCGTAA